The following DNA comes from Megalobrama amblycephala isolate DHTTF-2021 linkage group LG20, ASM1881202v1, whole genome shotgun sequence.
tggttaatatatattcatttgGCAGATTCCCAAAGCAGTGTGCTCAGACACCTGCCCAAATGGCACAAGAAAAGCACAAATAAAAGGACGGCCTGTTTGCTGCTTTGACTGCATCCCATGTGCTGATGGTTCAATATCAAATACAACAGGTACAGTTACCCAGTCATCTGCactacatttacatattttaaatattattaaatgctTCAGTATAATATTTGTTATGTATTTTATAGGATCAGCAGACTGCACTCTTTGTCCTGAAGAATACTGGTCAAATGAGAGACGAGACAAGTGTGTCATGAAAATTATAGAGTTTCTATCATATACAGAGACAATGGGGATTATTCTGACTGCTCTGTCACTCTTTGGAGCCAGTCTTACTGTAGCGATTATGACTGTCTTCATACACTTTAGAGAAACACCTATAGTGAAAGCTAACAATTCAGAGCTGAGCTCACTATTACTTGTTTCACTGTTCTTTTGCTTTCTTTGTCCTCTTACATTCATTGGTGAGCCAACAATGTGGTCATGTATGCTACGTCATACAGCATTTGGAGTTATTTTTGCTCTCTGCATTTCTTGTGTTTTGGGGAAAACCATAGTAGTTGTTACTGCTTTTAGAGCCACTTTACCAGGAAATAAATTGGCTGGAAGGTTTGGGCCAGTACAACAAAGAGTTATTGTGTTCTCATGCACTGCAGTTCAAATAGTCATCTGCGTACTATGGCTTATAATAAACCCACCATTTCCAGAAAAAGCTCTTAAGTATTAcaataaaaagataattttaGAATGCAACACAGGTTCAGATGTTGCATTTTATGCAGTTTTAGGATATATTGGTCTTCTTTCAGCAATCTGTTTGATTTTGGCATTTTTAGCTAGAAAACTACCAGACAATTTTAATGAGGCCAAATTCATTTCATTCAGTATGCTTATATTTTGTGTTGTCTGGGTAACATTTATACCTGCTTATATTAGTTCACCTGGCAAGTACACAGTTGCAGTAGAGATTTTTGCAATTTTGTCATCTGCTTTTGGCCTATTGCTGTGTATATTTGTGCCGAAATCTTACATTATTCTCATAAAACcagagaaaaacactaaaaaacaCCTGATGGGGAAATTTCAAAAGGCTAGTCTTTGAGGTAGCTACATAATGTAAAAACCAAAACAGTTGGATATTAATGTTGTCATTATTTGCCAATACCTGCCCATGTATTTGTGCATTGACAAGAAGAGAGGGAAAAAGGGCAGTTATTAATGCAATCTAAATAAAATGCCTCAGTATATCGATGCATGTGATTTAATCATAAATGCTATTTAGTGCCCAGACCTCAACAAGTATTAGCAAACTAaccaatattattttattttgttgtcaGTGGGTGATGGATGTGTAGTGTACTGCCCTATGTTGTCATTTAACAGCATAACTgggaaataaacaaacattacaaaaagtgtgtttttattatttacaaaccccatttccagaaaagttgggaaaaaatttcaatattttcacTGACTAACATAATTGCAATTAGCAGGTGAATTGATAATTAGCAGGTGAATTGGTAATATTTGAGGGTATCGTGTTTGGGTGTAAAAGAGCTTCTCAGTCTTTGCAACAAAAGATGGGTTATGGCTCACCACTTTGTGCCAAATGACACGAGAAATGTCAAACaattcaaaaatcacatttctcaaTAAAAGATTGCAAAGAATTTATGTCTTTCTCCATCTACAATACAAAACATTGTAAAAAGATTCAGGGAATCCAGAGAAATCTCTATATAGTCTATATAGGGCAAGGTAGAACACCTCAGTTGTGAATGACCTTTGAGCCCTCAGATGGCATTGTATTAGTTATGCTACTgtgttaacccttaaatgcatacggatctttatcgacccgggacgtcattcactacccccctcctcattcattttttaaagttagacatcaatcTTCTAAGGATTTCTcgatcaattcattataaagaatataacaagaaaaaaaaaatcataaaattataaaagaatgcctattttcctattcattttttgtaaacatTGTATAGGTGTGTATCATTGTACGTATATTAATATACGGGAATAAgcgcaattcacctttattccacaaggtggcaatgtctaaaacacaatgatgaagtgacgTTTGATTTTGACGGAAAACGAAAGAATAggcaaaacatgaaatggctcagcgatttactgcagagcaagtactgaacacaatcaaatatgactgtcacTGTCACTTAATGGAGGATCTGTTGAAGCTATCGgtgatcaaaatattgattttgaagatgttgaaaatgatagttttgagaatatgtttgagatcgcaaatgggctcatattcatgATCTCCAACATATTATCAAAACTATCATTtgctgaatgtactgggaaATGAACTCtaacgaggacagtgatgatggcataaaatatCTGCTCAAAATTAACCCttccaagctccaaaaggtaataaaatatgctttattttattcttctgtaatggTTAGAGATCCAtctgtgttagatatagatatGGGTTgctaaagacccgaatatgtaacaatgattggcgaaacattcatgcatttaagggttaaatataGCCACATGGACTCTGGAGTACTTTGGAAAACAGTTGTCACTTAACAGTCTGATGCTGCATCAAGAAATGCAACTCCAATCTCTGTTACTCAAGGAGAAAGCTATACAGTGATTCTATGCAGAGATGCTGTTGAGTTCTCTGGGCCCGAGCTTATCTCAGATGGTCTAAAAGACAGTGGAAATGTAtgctgtggtcagatgagtcaatgtttcagcttgtttttggaaaaaaaaatggacattCATCAGCGACAGGTGCAAAAGAAAACATCTGTCATGGTATGGGAGTGCATCAGTGCAAACGGCATGGGTGACTTGCATTTGTGTGAAGGTGAGACATAAACTGCCATCAAGATGACATCTTTCCTGGGTAGCAAGACAATGCCAAGCCTCATTCTGCATGTGATACATCAGAGTGGTTTCTAGACACTCTACATCGCAGAGTGGATGTGCCTGAGTGCCTgactgcagtccagatcttacTCTTGAAAATGTATGGCCCATCATGAAAAGGAAAATCAGACAATGATGACCACAGACTGTTGTGCAGATGTCTTGTATTAGGCGAAATTGGGTAAAAATTCCACTTGCAAAACTGCAACAAGTAGTATCCTCAATTCCCAAATGaatgaattttaattaaaaggAAAGGTGATGTGACACATTGGTAAACATGGCTCTGTCCCAACTTAtttggagtgtgttgcagccatcaaaatttgtttatactTACAAAATACAATAACGTTGTTCAGTGAAACACTGGAaatcttttctttgtacttttgtcagttaaatagagaattaacaaatcacATAATCTTGatttaacttttctggaaatggggtttgtattaaaaatgttatattatctGCATCTCAAACTGCTGTTGTAGTCTACTGTACATGATGATCATGCCAATAGAAACATACAAGTCATAGTAAAAAGTTATATGTTTTAGTATAGCCTGGTTTTAACATGACTGAGTTTGAAATGTTAGCTTGCACATCAACTACCATATCTTGTGTTGAAGTCATTTTGTTTCTAAGCATTTAAACATCTTTCTCCCTTAATCCTAAATACAAAGTATTCAAGAACACATTTAGGTGaactgtaaaaaattaataataattaataattttcttCTACCACTAATAATAagtgaggggggaaaaaaaaaaacgaaaaaaaaacataatattgtgTACATTTCCtagatttaaatttttctggaaAAGTAGTGTGAAATCTGTGGTTTGTAATAACAACAATAGcaacaacaaaatacatttaaaaaggtTTAATAACCAGCCAACCTTATCCAAGTCATGAAATCTTTTTATTGTATCTTTTTTTATGATATGTTGGCCTAACTGATTTTATTTGAGTACTATTTCATCATACGCTTTTTGTCATTTCTCTCTGGTTTTAGAAGTACAATATAACATTTAGGAGCAAATATACACAGCAAGAGACCGAAGGCAGAGGCTAGAATAGCAAAGACATGGACAGCAACCATATACTTTCCACGAGAGCTCACATAAACTGGAATGAAGGTTATCCACACAGCAAAAAATATAAGCATGCTAAATGTGATGAATTTAGCCTCATTAAAGTTATCTGGTAGTTTTCTGGCCAAAAATGCCAATAAGAAACACAAAGAAGATAGGAAACCGATATATCCTAGCACACACCAAAATCCAATTTCAGATCCTACAGCACATTCAACAGTTATTGTTGCACTCATGAACTTGGTGTTATATATAGCAACAGGAGGCTTAGTTGTTAACCATATGATGCAAATAAGTGCTTGCACACTAGTGCACAAGATTACACTTGATCTTTGTTTAGCAGGGCCAAACCACTTCATGACATTACTGCCAGGGATGGTGGCCCTAAAAGCCATTAAAACTACTACAGTTTTTGCCAAAATGCATGAAATACAGAGAGTACAGCTGATTCCAAAGGCTGGATAGCGAATCTGGCATAACCAGTCAGTGGGCTTGCCTATAAATGTCAGGCCAATCAGAAAGCATGTGCAGAGGAACAGGAGGAGAAGGAAACTTAACTCCATATTGTTTCCTCGTATGACTGGTGTTTTCCTGTACATTATAAACACACCAAGCACTGCTAATGCTGCACAGGCCCCGAATGCTGAAAATGCCCATAGGATTATTCCCAAGGGCTCCTGAAAGGACAAAAACTCTAATGTTTTGGGAAGGCACTGGTCTTGGGCTTGGTTTGGCCATGTTTCCTTTGAACATGTCAGACAATCAATCGAGTCTGTGGAAATATTGGGGGAATAAGGGAGCATAAAACACCAGCATTCTTTCTTCTTGAAATATCATTAATTGTGGAGCTGTGAGGAAATTCACACCTGTTTGATTACTGATCTCTCCTTCGGCACATGGTATGCAGTCAAAGCAGCAGACTGGCTTTCCTTTTTGCCTGGCCTTCCTGGAGCCTGGCAGACAGCTTTGACTGCACAACGATCCTGGTGCCTAATGACCACAACAGAACAAGCAATAGAAAAACACTACATAGTCTGAACTCTGTAAGAGTGCGTATCATTAAGTACTTTCCTTGCACAGAGAAATAGACAGATAATCACTCATCTAACTGACTAATGTAaaaacctaaaatgttgctGGATCATCTatataaaaaagccaaaaaaaaaaaaaaaaaagcatatgtataatatattcaaatgggtatacatttaaaaaataaataaataaataaaatcaacagtgcatttccattttaaattacaaaacTGGATTCTTCTTAGTTCAGCCATAAACATTAAGTAGAGTTGGAGAAAAAGTAAACAATATCTGGTGATGAGTGGGATGGCACACACCTTCTCACCTCTGTGCCACATAATTGCTGGCTCATCTATTAATAGGTCCTTGTTATCTTCAAGGGAGGCATCATAGAATCCCACCCTCACTAGTTGAAGGGAGCCATCAGACCCTCTTTGCCAGTTCATCAGATCGTATGATGCAATTGGATCACCATTGTCATCGAATCTGACCTCTTCCCCCAGTGTCGTgaaatttgtttgtttcatgTAGTGCAGGAGCTTAGATGAAGATTGGAAGACAGAATCATGCAAAGTAAATCACAcacattaaatacataattatatatagGCAGATAATGTAAAGTAGACATACACCTGCCATGGCAGAATTTGATACAGACTCCCACATGTCCCATTCTGAAAGGGACCCTTTCCTGGGACACAAGAGCTCATGTCATGTAATGCATGTGCAATTAGATACACAGCCTTATAAACATTGTAGGACACTCTTAGTTGTGACACATCAGAATAAAGAGTGTACACATCATCCAAACTCTCACTGCCATTGCAGGGTGGCCAGTTCTGTACACCTTCTCCATGTACATGGGTGTTTAAGGACCCATTCAGCCGACAATGAAAAGTCTCTTCCCAAAACTCAGAGAGAAAATTAGACATTTGCGCAACAGAAACATTTACTCTTCTGAGGTAACTGCCAAGATGTGGGATATCAGCTCTCCGTATGGCAAACCCCAATGTTCCCTTTAACAGATCATCAAAATCCTCCCAGAGGACTTTTGATGTGGCCCAGGCCTCACTGGCAATCCACTGAAGATGTGTGAGATTTTGCCGTCTGCACTCTTTCAGGATACCATGCAGATACGAGTCCACAGAGAAGTTAATTATGACTGTGGCAGaagaagtttttaaaatgttcacaGTTTCCTCCGCTGCATCTTGCGTCAATGCAACAGGATAAATGCGAACATAAGCAGGACAAATATTAAATCTTTCTGACTCTTTCAGGAAGAGCTGGATGGCAAATCGAGCATAGTCTGTATCCACACCGATCACCCCGACCCATGTCCATTGGAAATAATGAAGAAGTTTTACCAAAGCTTTAATTTGAAATAGATCACTTGGCATTGTCCGCATGAATGCTGGAAACTCTCTCTTGTTACTGAGACAGGAACAGGATGCAAAGTAGCTCACCTAAAATATGgaaaaacacaacattttagTAAAATTAACAATTAATATTAACTATCAATAAAActgtcaatatatatatatatatatatatatatatatatatatatatatatatatatatatatatatatatatctgaccATGCAAGTGACAACATGCATCAAGTTCACGAAATGCATTACCAAGACAAAgtgataaaacataaaataatgttaaatgattttgttttacTAAAGGTATTTTGAATGAGCCTAGAGTTCTCAGAACAGCCATGGAGACTCCTGATGATGCCTCTCCCACAATTACAGGGCTcggctgtttttgtgtgtcttcACAGCTTTGTCCACTGCCCCTCTCTGGCTGTCCATTGACCAGGAGAAGAGACCTCTTTACAGACACAGGTATGTCATCACCGCTGTCCCTGATGTGGTAGCCCAAAGAAAGATTTGGCAAAAGGTCTTGCCGCTGGTTTATTTCTCTCACAGCAAATATCATTGTCTGCATCCACCTCAGTGCTCGAGGGGTAAAGCTGCAACAGATTTCACACATAACTGTATTAAATGCATTAGATAACtgcaataaaacaaagaaaacctATTTAAAATGAGGCCAAATAGTTCAGTTAATATGGTTTCTAAACAGTTCTATTATGCTCATCTTTCAGAAGAAGAAACCATGACGCAcaatttatatttgattatctTAGGTTTGGTCGTGAAAGAAGGAATCAATGGTATTGTGCTGGAATGTAAAGGAAAAATCCCTCCCAAAACCACATCTCCTCCCTGGTAAAAGCTGTAAGTATCCTCATCTCCCTGATAGATGCACTTATCTTTCCTATTAGACTGACTCTGCATGCAAATACACAGTAGAGGCCAAAATGTGAGAAGAGCTGCATACAGTCGTGCCATGACTGACACAGACAAATAGACCTGGTGGGTACAGCAAGCAGCATgcaaagatatatatatatatatatatatatatatatacacaatctGTGATAAAGGGATGGCCTTAACTTTTCACAAGGAAGCACACAAACCAATAGCATTTACAACTCCTGCTGTCAATCTTTTATGTACCAAGCTTCTTTGACCCAATGGTAATGCACACCTGATTCAGTCATGAGACcacctttaaacatttaatttaaaatgatttgcgATTATAAAATGGTCAAACATTTAAGCCTTTCACCTTAGTTCTGTTAAtaagacattttaaatgttgcaTGGATCttaagaaatgtcattttgaggtgaactattcctttatgAAAAAGGGGTTCTTAAAAGGatggaacaggattgggcaACCCTGTCCTACAGCCTTGTTGACTTCATAGAAACACACATGCCGtggccattgtaagtccacaagactgcAAGTACACATGGGGCCTGGTTTTTGCAACTGACCACTTGTCAATTTACATGACATATTTCTGGAGTTTGGCCAGTGTTCAAGTGGGAGTGAAGACCGCAagtgttttaagattttttgtttACTCAATGGGACACACTCAATCACTGCATGAGTGCTTCATTTTGCAGTCACTGCACCAATCTAATTAATGTAACTTTTCCTAGACATGATGCAAAATTGGGGTATGGTAAGTTCCTGAAAGTGATGAATGGCGGTATACGCTAAGCCACAAAGATCGCTTCAAAGCATTATTAGAGATAGTGTGGATTTAGTGAGCATTAAGTTAACCTATATTAAATCAGAAAACTAGATGGGGTAAAATAAACCATGCGTACAAGGTGACATTCTCTTGATTTGTACTTAAGTGCAATAATTCTGATGCAATTGTAGTGATTTTGGATTAGTCTCCCACGAGAGCAGCACAAATGTTGTGATTTATGGtctcagttattaatatttagtattaatattaatattgaatttTTGGTCACACATCACCTAAGGTGAGTGTGAGCGTGTCAGATGATTCCTTCCAATATTACGGGGCACCTCTCAAGGACTTTcaccttgacaataaagaaTACTCATGGAAGATTGTGGACTGAATTAGAATTATATAAATTGGAGGAAGTTcatcatctgaccaatctgaaTGATTTTTGAGATATTGTTAACTTGTAGAGCCTCGTACTGTTTTAACAACACAAAGGAAGACACGTGTATAATAAGaggatttggtaacactttagattacagcccggaaagtactgcgtaattacaacaaatttacagcgtaactttcaataattatagtgtaactatacagtaagtatgtgtaagtataggggaacaatatgtgaagtattgggaataaaggggtaacaaccaggaaaataacaaattattttatactgtaaatattttataactaaggAGTACTTATGACATATAACTAaggggtaaatatgacattacgggccgtaaattaaagtggagcttgttaccctcttgtttcatgtagttacagggtaagtacgacattacgggccgtaaattaaagtggagcttgttacactcttgtttcatgtagttacagggtaagtacgacattacgggccgtaaattaaagtggagcttgttaccctcttatttcatgtagttacagggtaagtacgacattacgggccgtaaattaaagtggagcttgttaccctcttgtttcatgtagttacagggtaagtacgacattacgggccgtaaattaaagtggagcttgttaccctcttatttcatgtagttacagggtaagtacgacattacgggccgtaaattaaagtggagcttgttacactcttgtttcatgtagttacagggtaagtaattaataaaaaataaataaataaataaaaacgcaAACAGTCATATCACTtggaaaactttatttgaaaaacaacttatttcaaaacagatttaaagttacaacacttcttattcgtttctcttgcttggcttcctcctcctcttgttcctctttttctttctttccactgatgaatcttaagagggaatcccatttgctattctgtatttaaaaaatacagtccACCCGGAAATGTACTCATcatttaccctcatgccatctgagatgtatacgactttccttcttaagatgaacacaaaaaggattttaggaaaaaaaaaaaaaaatcatctgggaacgctttataatgcaagctcacgtgttcctaaaagtcgaagcatcaaacagcacaaacagcaataactacagtaatccatacgaccccAATGGATGAATcgatgtcttctgaagtgaaacgatacgtatttgtaagaaaaataccatatattttaatattttttaaactttcgACCAGCTGTCTTCTGCGCGTGCATGCGAGGGTTGAGAGTTCATGCTTGACGTAACTTGAAGCGTGACATAGCGTAAACTCACGCAGATGTTGGATGCcgtcagtttttttattttttattattattatttttttagttttttagtttttaattttatttttttgctcacaacaaaatacacagaataacagataatgagaatgagaaacaaacaagacagaataacagagaCGGCAGTTCTCGCGCGAGAACATCATGAAAGCTTCACGTTGCTCATTTCAATGTGCTTCATCGAACGCGAAGTCGACTCTCATGCAGGCGCTGGTGACAGCTGGTCGGAAGCGAAAAGATGAATAGCCTAAACCATGAATTTctgggtgtactgtattttcttataatacagaatagcaacgggattccttcttaagattcatcagctGAGAAACAAGAGCAGGAGGAAGCCAAgcgagaaacaacaacaaccaaaaaatggacaaaacttgttactttctgtcaggactttagagtttgaaatgaaaagttgatttaaaaaaatgaataataagtgttgtagacctgtttttaataaagttgtttttcaaataaaggtttcagagtcagtgatatcagattgtttgcattttattaattacttaccctgtaactacatgaaacaagagtgtaacaagctccacttcaatttacggcccgtaatgttatacttaccctgtaactacatgaaataagagggtaacaagctccactttaatttacggcccgtaatgtcatatttaccccttagttatatgtcataagtaccccttagttataaaatatttacagtataaataatttgttattttcctggttgttacccctttattcccaatactttacatatggttcccctatacttacacatacttactgtatagttacactataattattgaaagttatgctgtaaattcattgtaattacgcagtactttccgggctgtaatctaaagcgttaccgaggattttattaacaaaaggaTAGACAAGAGTAACTAACAACTACTGAATGGATAAAGTGCAAAAAGAGAGATAAATGCAAGTGAATGAGTTGGATGTTACTATGGCAGTTACAAGTTAATCTCGTGTAAAGATAAACTGTAGTTTCTCTAGAAGAAATAACGTAAACCTTATTCtgaatttaacaaataaatcaagagattatttgttattaactgaTATCAGCTATGCAAAATCTAATGCAAATAAGATAATCATATACTGACAATATACACTAATGCCACGTCGGAAAGagtaagtgatatttacgtctGCCTGGTTGTGCTGAATCCGAGGGCGACGTCTCCCACTTGTTGTGCTGACAGCATTCCAGTGGGAAGAAAAGATTTGGAATCCATTTCACAGACTTCACAAAGTACTTGAACATTGAACTCTTGAACCACAGAGAAGGTCTTTTTCCTGGAACACACAGATGAGGAAGCCTTGAATTTGAAGGTTCTGATGTCTGTGCAGATGATTCTTATTCTCGGGACATGCAGACAGAAGGATCGGATCTTTAGATACTGAAGTCAGTGCAGATTCGGACagtctggaacacgcagatccGGAGGATCTGATGAGAGGATTTTGAAGTTGGtgcagaagatattttgaagatggGGGCTAAGCTTGTTGTCGTTGTCTCAGTTGCGGTTTTCAAACTTCCCAAGATTTAAGATACAAGATTTGCTCCA
Coding sequences within:
- the LOC125255834 gene encoding extracellular calcium-sensing receptor-like; amino-acid sequence: MARLYAALLTFWPLLCICMQSQSNRKDKCIYQGDEDTYSFYQGGDVVLGGIFPLHSSTIPLIPSFTTKPKIIKYKFFTPRALRWMQTMIFAVREINQRQDLLPNLSLGYHIRDSGDDIPVSVKRSLLLVNGQPERGSGQSCEDTQKQPSPVIVGEASSGVSMAVLRTLGSFKIPLVSYFASCSCLSNKREFPAFMRTMPSDLFQIKALVKLLHYFQWTWVGVIGVDTDYARFAIQLFLKESERFNICPAYVRIYPVALTQDAAEETVNILKTSSATVIINFSVDSYLHGILKECRRQNLTHLQWIASEAWATSKVLWEDFDDLLKGTLGFAIRRADIPHLGSYLRRVNVSVAQMSNFLSEFWEETFHCRLNGSLNTHVHGEGVQNWPPCNGSESLDDVYTLYSDVSQLRVSYNVYKAVYLIAHALHDMSSCVPGKGPFQNGTCGSLYQILPWQLLHYMKQTNFTTLGEEVRFDDNGDPIASYDLMNWQRGSDGSLQLVRVGFYDASLEDNKDLLIDEPAIMWHRGEKAPGSLCSQSCLPGSRKARQKGKPVCCFDCIPCAEGEISNQTDSIDCLTCSKETWPNQAQDQCLPKTLEFLSFQEPLGIILWAFSAFGACAALAVLGVFIMYRKTPVIRGNNMELSFLLLLFLCTCFLIGLTFIGKPTDWLCQIRYPAFGISCTLCISCILAKTVVVLMAFRATIPGSNVMKWFGPAKQRSSVILCTSVQALICIIWLTTKPPVAIYNTKFMSATITVECAVGSEIGFWCVLGYIGFLSSLCFLLAFLARKLPDNFNEAKFITFSMLIFFAVWITFIPVYVSSRGKYMVAVHVFAILASAFGLLLCIFAPKCYIVLLKPERNDKKRMMK